From Platichthys flesus chromosome 7, fPlaFle2.1, whole genome shotgun sequence:
AAGTTTCACGTGAGAGAGAACGACACTTTTTTTAAACCGAcgcaggatgaaaacaaaataataagtACAATCTAGTTGCTGTAATGTCCCTGCTGTCAAATCACATGAATTGTTCACTTCCCCATGTTCCcatcaggccccccccccccagcttctcATCCTTTGCCCACAGACTACATGTTAATTGCAGCACAGGCTTGTGTTTCAGATATCACAGACAGGACTGTAATTTCAAACAGGGTGCAATGACATATCAGACGTCAAACTGTAGCATGAGAGGGCaagagagcgagggggggggggggtagattgATAGCATTTTTGACACCGGGCCAAAGAGGGATCCTACGTGTATAATGATGAGAGAAAAAGCGAAGCAGCCACTGGCCTCACACAAACCAGCAGCGTATAAATAATCCATGTGAAATCTGGCAGTGAAATAAGGACACTGAGTGAAAAGATGTGTGTGAATCAGAAATATAAGTGTTCCGGATACAGGGAGGATCAGAATGAGCCGGCTCATGAATTATATATAGGATCATATGGATCACTAAGCCCTGGAAACAATCCATTCATCTTTAAGGTCCCTTCCAGAACAAAGAGGTAAATTAGCAGAGTTAAACTTCAGTCTGAGTTATTCGTGGATGCAGAGCAGAGAGTCACaaaccttcacaataaaagcaggcATACAGCAGCAGTCAGTATAAAGAGAGATGTGTATGGTTCCAGTTTAGACACATGTACATTACTCTAAGGGTTTCACTTaactgttcatttatttatatcaaaataTCACAAATCATTACTTGGAAATTCTTTAATATGATCTCAAAATACTTTATACCAATATACTACCATTAAATCATCTGATATGACTTTTATTGTACTATTCACagtgtattttacattttagttGAATTCCCTGCTACATGTACAATAGATAAACAGTTTGACAGAAGCTGTCTGTGCTTCTCACAAAGATCATAACTGTGTATCTGGTTTGGAGAGATGTATAATCATGGCTGTTCAGATGAAATAGTTCTCCTTATGACATGTTATTAATTTGATATGACCCCAAAGAAGAAACAGCCACAATAACGATTTGGGCTTCAGACTAATTGCTCTCATCATGTGAGATCAGATGAACTAATGAATTTGCCCCAGTCCAGGACAGTGGCTCGGCCAATTAGTCTCTGTCTCCAGGCCTCTCTCCACTGCTCCCACTCTGGGACTGTGGTCGAAACATGGATTTCCAGTAAGCATCGGCTAATAGaaacttgaataaaaataatatgatGAGGCTTTTTCACGATAACCATAATGATAATACAGTCAAATAAACAATGTAGTGTTTTCTCTGTGGGGTTTCTTGTGTAATTTTTCAGGCGGATGATGGAACCctgtgtcagctgcagcagagacatcGTCTGGCACCGAGCAGAGACCCTAACACTGCACAGCTGTAAGAGTAGAGGTCCCATTACACTTAATAATAGAagaggctgcagtgtgtgtctgccacaTGCAACACACCAACCTCTGAGTGCACGTAACAAACAGGGGCACTCAACTGGAAGCTAGGAAATGAAGGCAGGGTGGTGCACGGACATGGAGTGGAGAGAGATTCAGAGGTGAGAAAATGAAGGAGTGAGGTacggtggtgggggggggggggcaggaagatAAAGcgaagggaggaagaaaggaaacTGCAAATGGAAGGAGTGACGTTGCTGGAGAGATGCAGGATGGAGGCAGTGGAGGATGGGAAGTGTAGAGAGATAAGCTCAAAGGAGAAGATGAGACTGGATTTAGAAACCAAAAGAACATTTTATGGAGTGCAATAATACAATCTGTGATAATCAAAGGATTTACTAAATGTGTTAGTAATTTGTAAATGGAGCATTAGAGGTCAGCAGATGTGTCAAAGCTTTGTTCTGGCAGCGTTTGATGCTCAGGTGCAGGTTTATACCCTGAAACCACAGAGCcatgaaataaactgaaaacaccaGCCAGTGCTGCAGAAACATGGATGCATCACTAAAGAGCCCACGAGGTGtgaagtaaacaaacacatgttcagACAGGCGAGACAGACACGTCTCCCAGCACATGTTTCATAAtgggtttgatttaaaaaatcacGTGAAGAAGAAATCAATACGCCCTCAATCAGGCAATGGGAGTCACAGTTTAAAACAGTTCTCTGGTATTCAGGGAAATACATCCAGCCCCAAAATAGAACTCCGAGAAATATCCTGCAACAGCTGATACACCTTCTCATTGTGACCTCAGAGGGAGATGGAGCAGTAATGGAACCAGAATCAGCCAGATCAGTTTGTTAGGATCCTCTAACGCAGCGAGGGAGaaagttatatataaaaacacagcaaagatTGAGTTTCATCCCAAACCAGGAGAGAATCAAACACTGAAGGAGGGGGTAGTGTTTTTAATTCATGATGGAGgattgaaacacacacactcctgcaagTCCCTGAAAGAACAGTTGACTATTAACTGTAAATGGATTTGTCATTCTGTCCCCAGAGGTCACGTGATTTTCTAAACACTGATGCACTGTGTAGGGAGTCACTGAACATCAAACTGTATTAATGTGGTGAAGAAAAACTAAACCCACATTGAACTGAAGgaaaagctgcaggagctgccgAAAAGGGAAATTCTAAAATAAGATGCCATTTGGAGTAAATGACAGCATGACTCTTATACtctttaaaataagaaaagatcTATTATTagatcaaaatgttttatttgttttatacttTCACGTGTCCTCTTGAATTACACCGGCATAGATAATCAATTAagtttatcttattttatcttatttagaTAAAAACAGGAGAGTGAGGTTTCACACTGCTCTAGATTGAGGTGACCCTGTGGTGCAGTTCATCATGTAGTTTTCAGACCACGTGACACATCTAAAGAAAAATCTGGAAAACTTGGAAAACCGAGTGTTGTGATTTGAGGTCACACCagtaagaacaacaacaacaacagcaataatAATATCAGACACTTGATATTCCAAAATgctaaacaacacaaactatcAAATATGTTATTTGCTAGTCACGTGTTCTCCCACGGATCCAGCAGTTGAGTACATGAGGAAGTAAAGATGCCTCGAACAAAGACAGCTGCCTCACAACAACGACGGCACATTACTTCAGTGACTTCCTGCAGTGAGGAGGCTGAATTTATCAATTAATAATCACCCGCATCAAGAAGACACAACTGTGCAACGATGTGTTAAACAGTCGCTGCACAAACGATCCCTGCACGGGACAACACATCCTAACTCAACCGAGCTGCTTTATTCTCACTGCTCCGGTTATTTTAAATCGAGCTGAAGCTGTTTTACAACACTGCCACACATTCACATCCATCTACAACAACATCTGACTGAGCAGAGCCGGGTTAGACCCCGGGTTAGACCCTGGGTCAGAGCATGCACACAGTACTGTACCTCCGCTGATGTCTTCAGGCGGGCGGCTGCAAAGTGAATGAGTTTGTGATGCTGAGGGAAGAGGGGATGAATGGATGCTGCGCTGCCTAGCAACCAAACAACCAATTAAAACAATTGGAGGAAACGAGCACAACTCCCAACATGAGCTGAATTAATTAAAGGTCGGTCTCAGCGGTGGGATGAACCAGCTCTTGTCATAATTCATCAATTATTGAAATCAACTCTCTTCACTGTGacttaaatattttacataaaaaaaacatgatgtgtACATTataagaagaaaacaacacaaagcagtatcagattttacttttttatttgttgtagtTGTGCGACGGTAGCGTAATTATTGCTCAGCAGATCCATAATACTTAGAAAACCAGAGACTGTCAGTCTAGTGCCTCAACATGTAACATGAGCTGCATTCTCTCAGGAGATCAGTGAATCTACAGCACCCCCTAGTGCATTCCCTTTGTAAGTGGGTCACTGTTTCCCCCCCTTCTCTACCAagcattatatatttaaaaacagagcTACGTGGGGCTGCTGTGGCTTTGGAAGCACGGCGGTTCGATCCCTGACTTCCCCTTTCcactgtatgactgtgtgtgtgaatgggtggagGGTAAAACTGTACCCTGAAGCCCTGTGAGTGCTTATCAAGACTAAACAGGGCTTTATTAATACAGCCTGTTTTgtcttgtgtatttttgtttgttaataaaACTAACAGGAGATGCTGTAGTCTGCCATACTTGATGTTGGTGTATACAGTGATGTAATGATGTGGCTCTATGGCGGCTCCAGCccatggaaaataaaaatggttCTTAAAAGGTGCTTTAAAAAGGGTTTCAGTGGGAGGGGAATGCTGAGGAGGAAGTTGTGCGTCACCTTCTTGGCCtaaaaaatggaaaaacccTGCTTTATGACAATTCAACTCAAGAGTTCACCAGTCCTCCAATGGGAAATCAGTCAGtatctgaggagagagaggttcTCATCGAATCTGAGACATCTCCTCCAGGAACGGGGTCTTCAAGCAGCCGGTGCAGAGCTGATCCATCCACAGAGGAGCCTCGTGCTGCAGGGGCGTGCGGCGCGGGTAGAAGGTGTACGAGAGGTCGTAGTTCAGGAGGCAGCTCAGGGACGCCATGTAGACGTCGGAGAAACGACACAGGCGCCTGGAGAAGTAGGTGGGGTTGTGACACGTCCTGAAGATGCTGCCGAACTGAGGGTTGAACAAGTTCTTCGTCATGATCCTGGAGACGGAGAAGATTCGGGTCAACATGAGTTCACGTGACTTTGATGAAGGCGTCTGATGTTTTAGCAGCAAGTACAGAAAGTTAAAATACGAGTTCAGGCAGTGAAAAGTAAACAAGGCAGAGAGAACGGCCTCTGACTGCTTCATTATTTATTCTTAAATTGTTGTTACTGATCCATTAACAGGTGGGTGTGGACTTATTCagaaatattttacatattgttGGGTAgtttaatgaaatgtaaaacatgtACTCCTTATAGGCTTTAAGGCTAAAATCCTAGCCTACAGAGTAACAAGTAATTATAGCTGTCCAACAAATACAGTAGAGTGTGTAGTATCAAAGTACTCAGTAGGAAAAACCAAGTGCTCAAGTGAAAACAAGAACTGAAGACCTGGACCGAACCCGAGTGCATCAAGGTTCATACTCTACCTGACAAATAGGTTCAGGGTCACTGGGTTCACTGGGAGGGGAAGCACTCACCTGAGTTCCTCTCGTTCTTTCTGCCATTCCTGAAAAACCTGTTTCGACTCCGCGTCCCGATGAGTCTGCGatgatgaagaaaacaacacgATGAACACAAATCCAGGTTGATCACATTAAGATGGAAAAACTACAATTTAACCACCAGCACACTAATTTGTAGGGTTCAATCTGAACAggagtaaaaatgtgtttttgtgcttcGTTGATAATCAGTTTGACACTTTtacacagcagcagatgtttgttAACAGATGTTACTCTGAACACATTTGGATTGGACTTGGTATTTGTCTTATAAGATAAAAATAGTCCTTGTTTAGTCCCACAACGAGGAAATTTGATGTGTTACAACAGCAAAGTGGAACATAAACATAAGGAAATATTGAAATCTACACaagagaaatatgaaaatagaCATAATAAGTACAACGTAAACAGGACTGCACATGGAAAAGTACCAGTCCTGGTGTGAGACTCTCACCTGCAGACGCTCCATCAGGCCGGTCAGGGCCTGGAGCCACGTGAGGCTCAGGGCGTAGCGGTCTGTGCTCACCACTTTGgtttcctgctccagctccggTACGATGGCGGCCGTACGCCAGCCGTGCCGCAGCATCAGGTCCTGCAGCAAAGTGTGAAATTGCTTTGGTGCAACACCAGCCTGTACAatcagtgtgtttacatgtgctTATAGGAAACTGGTGTCTGCGCTGAGCTGATTTCTAGAGAGGAAACCGGATTTCCCCCAGGCACAGGAGTAACTTGGTTTCTAATCAAGATGTGCTTGAGAAGATATTGCAAACAGGAAATGTAGCACAGCGTCTTCTGTCAACACTGACGAGTGTATTTGGTTCACAGGAGGGATGTTCAGTGCAAGTTCCATTTTGATAAGAGGGAACTTATCTAGTTAAAAACTACACATCTACTCATCtttattgtgtctgtgtttgcagttagttataaaataaaaaggtgtgTTGCTGCAGGTTAATGGATCACTTAACAATCTGGAGACAAAAATCTTTTCAAACCAAATTCAAACCCAGTAGATGTTTAGAAAGCAGTCGTCCCAGACTGACCCTGGGTCAGAACTTTGCTCCACACATATTTTAATCGAATTTAAAAACACTCCCGCTCTCTCTAGTCCATGTTCTTTGCTTTCTCTGCAACACTTTTAATATTTCTATAGAATTTGAGGCAGGAATTCTTATCTTTGCAAACTGAACATAATTCTGGTCTATTGTCATTTTATCTATTAATTGCATAAGAAGATTTATATGTATTCAAATCAGATTAAAGTGTATTTTAACAGCTTTTCATTGTGTTACATGTTTTACTgatgcttttcttcttcttgcgTGAACTAActtgtttctgtgctgtgacAATAAAGTTCCCTTGCTCAtttgacacacaacagagaacTTAAAGAATATATTgcattataaaatattaaattctaCATGTTTGAAACAATATCAGTGTGTGCTTCCATCTGGTGTTTGAAGTGTTCACTCTGAAGTGTCAATGAGCATCTGGCAtcgtgtgcgtctgtgtttcaaaaatgtgtgatgacacattatgattttattaactAACCTTTTATAATTATAGTTGCAGTAATGTCATGTTAGCGTGAGTGATGCTTTGACACTTACAGCCAGGTCACTGTAAAGATGGTCTCCAAAGTAAAGCACTTTGGATCCTCTCCACCCCGTCAGCCGGAGAAAGTCAAACAAGTTTCCCTGCAGCGAAAAAAACCACAAACCACCAGATGTTCTCTTCAGCTCCATCAAACAACAAGTACAGACGTGTGTCACAGTCACAACAGGCGAGAACAAAGCTTTCATCATAGAGCAAGGAACAGGGAGGGAGCGGGAACATGAGGTATTAACACACACCTGTTTGTAGATCTGCCCTTTTTCCAAACTTGTGATCTTATCCCATCGCTGGTCTCCTTTATCATCCAGGCGTCGGAAGGGTCTGGAAGAGCAACAAGTGTGAAGGATGTTAGAAAAGATCAACCTCTAAAACTAAAAGATGTCTTTACCACCAGTGCTGATGAAAATCAACCTGATGCTACCCGGACGCAAATTGCAAAACTAAATTAATACGCAATTAAATCAAATTGGGGAttcctctgggtttgaacattgttggaaacattctggataatgtaagtacacaagcatacaatacataaaacacatgtgtaacattttaatgacaTAATATGCTTTCATGGAACAGTTTGATATTCCTGGGAGGTTGGCTGAGAGATGAGGAGATCAGTACAATTCTCACATCTGTAGCCTCAAGCAGcaagttagcttagcatgaagtCTGGAAACAGGGAACACAAGTTTGACCGACAACAACCAAACAGCCCAAACACAACCTGTCATGACTTACTTTAttattagacattttaatgaagaattgttatatgttatatatttaaattggatTTAATCTGAGCTCCAATAGGTTTTTAACGAGATTTCTGCTCCAGACGACCGGTGTTCCTTCACTCACTTGATGCAGTCGGTGAAGAAGTGCGGTTTGTCTGCCTGCACGATGACCACGTCGAAGAAGTCTCTCCAGTTCCCCCCCACCATGTAAGTCATTCCTTTGTCCCTGTTCAAccgagagacacaaacacaggtggAACCGAGGGCCACTGTTTACTCTCGTTAAAGTCAGAGTTGACTCGGGAACACGCGGCACCGCGGCTGAATCCCACTCACACGAAGCTGAAGGGACTGTTGGTGATGAGGAAcagtttctttccctctctgacGAGTTGGTGCAGAACGGcgtccgtctcctctcctcgcaGGATGAACTTATCTGGTGGGGGGAGAAGGTAATCTTAGAGGCACCAAGCAGAACAGGGATGTCTTTGTGAGTGTGGTGAAATTCTGACTCGACCCGGTGATAAGAAACTCACCCAGATCTTGCATGACCCATTTGTACATGTAGCCTTTGAGGTGAACCATGCCGATTGCTTCCTGTGGGTTGAAGAAGAAGCGTTGAGCAGGGAACAGATCTGTGTTATTCAACTTTTTCATGGTTCACTGCCAAATCTAGCTGGAGTGTTTACTGCAGAGAGCTAACGCTGCCAAGGAATAAATGATTCCTCATGTTGAAGTGCTTGAAAGCCTAAGATCCtgcttgtttttaaaactgaGATCTTATACATTTCTTTTGCTGCAGTGCGATGCCTTGTAACTGGAAACCTCAGCCacaggaggaaaggaggaggcaGCATGTTGTTCTGTGCTCCACCCTTGAGAGTTCACTTCAAACTATTGGCTGAGCTCAGCAGATTCCTGAGCCTCCAGCTGAAGAGGAATCCCAGTGCGTGAAAACCTTTGAAATAAACCAGCGCAGTGTGTTTCTCAGTATGAGGCAGACATTAAATACAGCGAGAGCCACAGGGCGAACTCACGGAGACGTCCTTGAAGAGGTGAACTGGATCATACTCTATGTCGTTGGTGATGAAGAAATCGTTTGCCACGGCCAACAGAGTCATCTCGGGGATGGAGAAGATGTCCATGAACTGCTTCACCTTCGGTCCCTGTGACAGGAAACGTACTTTAATGTATGAGAATTACTTTGTGCTCTTTGAAATGACTTCTTAAATCCCATTCAAACCCATTTTCATTTCCACCTCTGCCCGCTGAGAGGCTGAGAACAAAGCCAAGTCTTCAAATGAGATTACATTTTGGATGGGACAGCTTCGAGGGGGGGATTAGAGGAAGGAGAGGTAAACGTcctgctgcaggaaaacactCAAAAACACCTGATGAACCAAAAACTATTTATCCCAAACATCTGATTCTCAACTGAAAATTCTCCAAACGAGGGAACAAATAAGATTAACCGTCAGATTTAATACAGATTTCTGCTTCTCTTGGCTGAACTCATACAAAATTATAAATCTGCACTAAAAAGGTTTTTTGGACCCAAAGTTCCTGTGGTGATGTTTTCAGGGGAAGTGACGCCACCTTCCAGCTGATTCATGTTTACCAGGGAACGAATGAGATTACGAAATGTACCATCAGGTACTTACGTAATAGTTAAGCCACATGAACCAGGACATTTAAAAATCTCTGTGGAAGGTTACAGATGTAATCCTGGACTAACATCCTGGTTTGAGAGCGACACGATGAGATTCATACAGATGTTCTGAGCCCACAGCGATAAGACGGGTTTCCTCATCTGTGCCAAACTACAAAGGTTTCACTGAGAAGACACGTTTGGAAAGTAGAGTGCAAACCCAACACTCttcttaaaatcaatcaaacctTGATGCTGAAGCAAACCAAACAAAGTAGATCATGAAATCATTGTCGAGAATGTCCAAAACTGACTGATCTAgctatgttaaagaaagtagaAAGAAATGAGATCCTTGATTCACACCaaaggtttttgtgttttttttccttacaCGAAGTTTGGAGTAAAAATGTTCAGACACAAATCCAGCAAACAACCCATGAAAACACAGCctgcttggtggaggtaattatcTGCAAACAGATAAAACTACAATCCCCACATGAAACCACTTTTCGATATTCTTATTGATTCACACATTagaatatcagtcccctaaaaaatgatctgtgaattattctctgagaaatcaaggaaaatgtttttaaaaagctcaatgttcttttattataagaaaagtgagaaagaaaaaactttgTTCTTCAATAACCCAAATcacatccttctaccaagttttgtTAGAATCGGTCCTGTAGTTTTTTACATAATcctaaaagacaaacacaactgatAAACATCATCTGCTCTCTCCACCCAACTTTTTTAAAAGTTGGTACAAACAACCCCAGCCAGTCAAACTGTCTAACACAGCTGTATTGTTATTACTctacactatatatatatatataataactgtgtaaacaaaccaacaccCTCCTCACCTTGCCATAGAAGCCACTGTCCTGCTGCAGAGGGACGTGGTAGGTTCCTCCATAGAGCTGAAGGACCTCCTCGTCTGGCACGGGGCTCAGGCCGCTGGGAACATTAAACATGGATGTAAACAGTGAAGCAGCCGGGATGTAAATAAAGAGGCTGAATAAATATCAATGTGGCTGAAAACAATTAAGTCAGTACAGAACGTagctccgccaaggcccaatagtctccttcaattcaatcaagctgcacacactcagattTCAGTCCCGTGAATGTGCCTGTGTTTTTCCATCGAGATCCATGAATCACTTTCTGGGAAAATCAATggaaatgtgataaaaaaaaaaacttcccaaTGTTGAATGTGTTCTTCTCCCTGACTAACACCACAGACTCACACCAGGGTTCATGATAATccctccagtagtttttgtgtaatcctgctt
This genomic window contains:
- the nt5dc2 gene encoding 5'-nucleotidase domain-containing protein 2 yields the protein MSLTRVSSALSRSLWSGGSSSSVCRLSGAAGAAGGAGGAGGAGGAGGSCSSDPDRPGADVPSSTEPPGAKKRPKGPVGAPGVGAVRRRSFTSTAAPMDKRSYLWARYHDLRRLVHDLIPPGACNLLNSSTIYANNEVSLAEVDIYGFDYDYTLALYSNALNTMIYNTARSFLIDHFKYPAGLRKYDYIPNFAARGLHYDIQKGLLMKIDAFHYIQPGTVYRGLSPVPDEEVLQLYGGTYHVPLQQDSGFYGKGPKVKQFMDIFSIPEMTLLAVANDFFITNDIEYDPVHLFKDVSEAIGMVHLKGYMYKWVMQDLDKFILRGEETDAVLHQLVREGKKLFLITNSPFSFVDKGMTYMVGGNWRDFFDVVIVQADKPHFFTDCIKPFRRLDDKGDQRWDKITSLEKGQIYKQGNLFDFLRLTGWRGSKVLYFGDHLYSDLADLMLRHGWRTAAIVPELEQETKVVSTDRYALSLTWLQALTGLMERLQTHRDAESKQVFQEWQKEREELRIMTKNLFNPQFGSIFRTCHNPTYFSRRLCRFSDVYMASLSCLLNYDLSYTFYPRRTPLQHEAPLWMDQLCTGCLKTPFLEEMSQIR